The Celeribacter baekdonensis genomic interval GTAGGCATATGGGCCGCGATCACCCCCTCAAGACCACTGACCGGATGCGCCCGGACCCACTGCGCCACACGGCACCCGGCTTGGCCATAAAACACCGCGGTGCGCGCGCCCTCTGAGCGCCGCCATTCCGCCGCTCTCAGTGGCAAAGCCCCCTGCCCCGGCTCACAGCTCAATGGGTTCAAATCAAAGCGCGGGTCGTGCGAGACATAGGTGGCGATGCCCTCATCGACCCAGGCCGGAAAATGCCCCATCGCGCGCATACCGATGTGGCGATGCAACGCCACATGGGCCAATTCATGCGCGATGATTTCTGTATCATGCCCGGTTGGGCCAAGATAAAACAACTGCGCACCATAGGTCAGGGCGCGGGTTTGATGCCCGCCCATGACAGTGTTGCAAGTCTCGGTGTAGCAAAGGAAAATACGCGGGCGTTTTTCGACCGCCATCGGTCCAAACGCCACACTCACCCGCGCTTCGGCCACGGCCAAACGCCGCAATATCTCTTGATCCGCCGCCGGGCTTTGAGCCTCGCTGAACACACGCGGGCCAATGGTTTGAAAGCCAAAACAGCCGGGGCACACCGCGGCGAGAACCGGCGTAAAGCCAAGCGCCACAAGCCCAATCCCAAAGCCCGCACTCAATGCGATCAGAGACAGGACAAGCCGTTGGCCCCAGCGCCGGGTCACAAAACCACGCCTCAGCTCATGCCCAGCGCTTCTTTATACATATCGAGAATGGCCTCTTCTTCGGCGATTTCATCCGAGGATTTCTTGCGCAAAGCAATGATTTTACGCATCACTTTGGTGTCGTAACCACGGCCTTTGGCCTCGGCCATCACCTCTTTTTGTTGATCGGCAATGTCCTTTTTCTCCATTTCAAGACGCTCAAAGCGTTCGATGAACTGGCGCAGCTCCTCTGCCGTGACACGGTAAGAGCTGTCGGGGCCGGGGGTATATTCGTCGTCCATCATGTCGGGACCTTCCTGATGCGCAAATGTCGAAATGAGCCTGATCCCTACCCGCCCGGATGCCCCAAAGCAAGCCTTCGGATCATGCAAAGCGGCGCTCTTTTGCCTCCTCAG includes:
- a CDS encoding DUF2312 domain-containing protein, producing MMDDEYTPGPDSSYRVTAEELRQFIERFERLEMEKKDIADQQKEVMAEAKGRGYDTKVMRKIIALRKKSSDEIAEEEAILDMYKEALGMS